Genomic window (Tenrec ecaudatus isolate mTenEca1 chromosome 16, mTenEca1.hap1, whole genome shotgun sequence):
TGctgagcaggggtggggtggggtggggtagggagatcTCACTCGAGGTCTGAGCCCAGGCTCACTTCCATGGGCACAAGGGCACCCACCCACTTCTGTTTACACCAGTGTCACCTTTCGCTCAAGAGGAGTCTCCTTCACTGATACAAGAACACACCCCCGCTCCAGAGGGTCTGGAATCAGCGGGGCCCACCTGGGGGCCTCCTGCCCAGGGATCCCAAGCCAAAGGGTGCCAGAGGGAGGATGGCTGGAAGCTGGGCCTCAGACACAGCCCCAGTGCCTCATGCCTCCTGCTGTTGGCCACTGGAGCAAGGCACTGTGAGCTATCCCCAACGAGCAGGTCCCAGCGTGTCCTCCACGCAGCCTCAGGGGACCGATTCAGGCCAGGGGCCCTGTTAGGAGCCTCCTCGGAATCCCCAGGATGGCTTTGTGGGCCAGATGCACCCTGCTCGCCAAGTAGGGCAGCCCTGCCACGGACCGGCTGAGTGATCTTCGGGTCTCTTGCCTGAGACAGAGGTTGGGCTAAGGGACCCTCAGCAGGGTGGGTGGCTTGAACAGTCTGCAATTCCTTGACTCCACCAGAATTGTGTTCCTACTGAGGGCACCCCACtggatggcaggggaggatgagtATTCCAGTAGCcctgtggcactgtgggttaggtgctggctactgtggtcagcagttcgagtccaccagccactcctcaagagaaagaggggggtggggtgggagacagaGAACTATATATATTTATGGAAGGTTTATGTTGTTCATTTCATTCTTGAAGTGGGCTGTGTCAATCTAGCTAGGGTGGGTCTTCCAAGGGAGCTGTGGTGGTCCAGCCCTGCTGGGCTACGATCCGCAGGGCTGCGATTAGAAACCACGGCAggagaaaaatggagctttctaaacagtgacagcctcagaaacccacgggggtgggGTCACTCTGCGTCAGCGGTGACTCAATGGCGGCAAGTGCGAGGGGGTTGTTTTGATTGGTGGGGGTTCTTTtaaaaagagcaaacaaaaaaAGCCCACCAGACTCCATACCCCTCAACCCTACACATTGGTCTGAGAGGAAAAGTAAGCCTGAAAATGGCCTTGGAGTCTTTTGTGACAAACAATTCCTCTCAGACAaatggaagggagggagaagaggctgtgtgctcccgcaCACTGGCAGCTCAGACACCCGGGGAGCAGGTCTTTTCTGCCCTCTAGGCTTGCTATGTGTCGGAATTACTCCATGGCAGTAGATTTGATTGGGTCTGGAGAGACCAGAAACACCTCTACCCCTCTCCGCCAGAGAGTCTCGTGTCAACCCATAGACTGGGGGCTCACTGAGTGCCGTCTGGCTCAAGGGCAGGACATAGTGGGTCTCACACAGGGCAGCAGAAGCATCTGGTACCCCAGTAAGACCTGCCCGGGCACagcccccctgcccctcctctgTCGTCCAAGAGAGCCCTGGACCTGTAGGAGCCCAGGACGCTGTTGGGGGAAAGGGTGGGCTGAGAGCCAGTCTTCTCTCAATCCATTGGACATCGAGTCTGGTTTTCTCACTTACTAGCTCCGTTATCTTGTGCCCTTCTGCCTGTTTTGTCACCTCCCAGGGCTTTGGTGAGGACTGAGATTGTGCGTATCAAGCCCTCAGCCCAGGGCCTGGCCCACAGCCACCCTTGTCACCAGGAGCTCCGTTCAGATGCGGCCCAGACCAGCCTCGCTCATGCATGTCGCATCAGGagcttgtacaaagcacaccctcaAGTGTGCCTGCCATCAGAGACTGACTACTCACAGAGCTCCTACTGTGTGCACGTGCCCTGCTAGGCCGCAGGGCCAGAGTGACAAAGATCCAATCCTAGAGTTCATAGTGCGGGCAAGCACCAAGCCAATAGCGCCATCAAAGTTCAATGCTGTGCATGTTGATGGGGAAGGATGCATGGATCCCGAGAGATGGCCTGGTCTGAGTCACTAGGCAGGACTCATCTtcgcctcctcctccttcctaatGAGAACGACGACGTACGTGCTAGCTGGAACTTAGCTGCCATCGTGGGTCATGAGGCAGAGCGGCTAGATAGGAAGAGCAAGAGTCCTTCATGACTCTGAGGTGACCAGAGTCCCCTCTGTATTGTCTGTTCCTGTCTTCTCTACGTGAGAGAGAAGTTGATTTTTACCTTGCCCCAGAGTTATTTTAGCTTTTCAGTCCTTGTCCTCAAAACGCTCTGAGTGGCGTCAGCAATGAATGTGCGCCTTGTCAGACAAAGATCCTTGGAGCAGACGGAGCAGGTGGCCAGCCCCGAGCTTCCCTCAGGTGAGTGGGTCTCAGTGGCCTGGGCAAGAGTGGACCAGACACAGAAGTGCTTCTGGTCGGAGGAACTGAGTGGAGCCGAGTTCTGGGGTCAAATGCCTGCTCTACTGGAGAGAGTCTAGGTTCTGGTAGCCAGAGGCCAAGTAACGGGTTGGGTCGTTTCATGTCCGTCCTGGGAACCGAAGGCCAGAGGCGAGCCCTCTGGGAACAGAGCCCGGAAGGCATGTGGAGGCAACACTGAATCCTCTCTCGAATTGAGGTCACGATGCACCCAGGGAGGTGTGCAGAGTTTCCATGTCCGGTTGACAAACAGGTAAAAGAGCGCAAGATAACAGAACGGGTGAGAAGACTGGATTTTGCATTCGGTCTCACAACTCCAAAGTCCAGACACTGATGGCCTCTTTTGGCCTGTGGGGAGCCTGTGATGTTCCCTGAACCCCTGGTTCTGACCACAAACAGTCAGGAGCTGCACGGCATCGCCTCACCTGTAAAGACTGGTGGAATCTGTGTCCAATGGATTGAGACAGAGTCCACTGGGCTCCTAGCTGCCTCTGCCCCAGGAGCTGGGGGTAGTCCTCTTAGGGCTAGTGGTCTCTGTGCTCCTCTCTCCCCCGTGTCATATTCTCTGAGGCTGCAGAGTGGCCCTGCAGATGTACTGATGTCTCAGAAGGGTTAAAGGAGGGCAGAACGGAGAAGCCCAGCACCAAGGGCAGGGGcagccaaagccagggctgaaggCACTGAGCCTGGGGAGAAACCGGGCCCCAAAGGAGTTTGAGAACTTGTACAGGGGCAGCTTCACCATGCCCTGACTTTGAGGGCAACACCAGACACGAGCAGCAGGGAGAGCTGGCTTTGAATCCTGCCCTGCAGGACTTCTGTAAGCGCCTGGCCTCTGAGCCACGTTTTACCTATAAAtcaattaaaataatgaaataacatTTATGTATAACATCCTCCATTTACTGCCTGGCCCATGGTAGGCATCCAACCCATGGTAATAACGACAAGAATGTATTGGGTGCTGGGGTGGATGGActcccctcagcccctcttgatgtTCATGACCTCCTATGATCCCCTCTCCCTAAATGGGGGAAGGAGctggtgtttgtttttaatcagcaGATGATGGCGACACTGATGGGCTGTCAAGGGTCATCACGCCCATGACTACATTACACTATGGACGATTTCTCTTCCACCACCCCTCTCCTTCTCACGCTCTTGCTGGTGTTAAGAGGTAAACTGCCTTAAGCGACAGGGCCTGAAGGAACTGAACTCTGCCAGTGACCCAGGGGAACTTGGAAACAGCCCATGTTCAGTTGGGCCTGCAGATGAGAACTCAGCCCTGAACTAGGCATCCTTGCAACTGAGCAGAGCTACACTGTGCCTTAGCTAATTCATAGGTGTGGCTTGTAGCGACATCACTGACCAGTTGTTACACCTCCAGCTGCCACGTCAAGAATATTTTGATGTAATGTTTCAGTAATGTCACTTCAGTGCTGTCTACACATCAGCCCCATTGCCCTTCCTTTCTGTGAGCTTTGAGGGTGGGGCTACACTGCCAGCGGCCACACAGTTGTTGGGGGCAAGAAGCTGGGATACAGCCTCAGGCAGCTAGGGACAgagctggggaatgaggagcCTCCGGAGAAGGGCATTCGCTGGCATCAGCCTTCACTTTAGCCTGCACTGAGTTGTAGATTTTGAAGGTCAATTCTCCACAGGCCCCACCCCTCCCTGTTGACTGGTACCCAGCTGCTTCACCTAGACTTCTAGGTCACCTGCCTGGCCCTTGAGTGAATTTTGAGTCTCAGGTACCCAGATAACTAGTTACTGGTAGCCAAAGGCCAGGTAACaggttgctttgtttccatcctGGGAACCAAAGGCCAGAGGCTAGCCCTCCAGAAATAAAGCAGAGAAGGCATGTGGAGACAACATCAAATCCTGTCTCGAATTGAGGTCATCTTGAATTGAGGTCACAAAGCAGGCATCAGTACATCCACAGGGCCACTCTCTCTACAGCCTCAGAGAATGTGAaacaagggagaggggagcagagtcCACAGCTCTAAGAGGGCCTCTCCCAGCTCCCGAAGCAGAGGCAGCTATGAGCTCAGTGGGCCAGGATGCCCTCCCTGGCATCCCCACAGGAGGGCTGCTGCTTCCTGTACAAGACACAGGGATGCAGGCCGTCATCACAGGGCCCCCCAGTGTACCCCGGGGTCCTCTCTCTCCAACCCTCATCATATTCATGGGAGAGAGGGGGTGTACATACCAATGTTTGGCTAGCATGATTCCCCAATCCCACTGGATTCCTACTGGGAGTGTCACCAGGGCCAGACTGGCCAGACAGGGAGAGCTTTTCCCTTTAGTTGGAGCCCTCCCTGCACCTTCTTCTCATTCAATTCACTCTAAGGTTTGACTAAAAGCCAGACCCTCTGCCATGACTGGGCGACAAACAGGAACCAAAAAACGCCCAGGAAGGGGGCAGCCTACTGTCTGCCTAACAGCAGACACTCACAAGGAGAATGGGGCCCACTCCTGCCTGTTTCAAAGCTGCCCAGGTGGGCTGGCAAGATGAGACCCCCGTCAGAGGGGAAAGCAGCACCTGGCCCAGGGCTCCTGTGGTGTGTTCCCCTCCCATTGCTGGCAGCATCGGGATTTGAGCGGCTTCACCGGGAGGTAGCTCTGCAGGAATGGAAGAGTTCAAAGCTGCCGAAGGCCACCTCTTCTAGGTCAAAGATTTCTCTGGGACTCAGAGGGAAGCAGCCAAGCAAGCAGACTTACTGTTTCTATCTCTCTCAAGGGATTACAGGAGACAGATGCATTTACATGCTCTCGATCAGGGCTGTGGACAGGGGAAGGTCCCCAAAGGCCATGCCCTTGTGAGTCGCCCGCACATCCTGTACTGAGGCCTCACAAGCACCCTCTGgcagcccaattcacaacagatGGGGAAACGGAGGCTTGATGGGTAAGTTGCCCCAGGCATACAAGCTAGAGCGCTGACTCCCTAATGTCCTCACCACCGATGAGACAGACACATTGAtggaagtcctggtggtgcagggtcagccattcaaagccaccagccaactCCGGGGGAGAAAATGGGGCTTTGACTCCTAtgaatagtcttggaaacccatagggacagttccaccttgtcctgtagggtggctatgagtcagtatcaactcggtGGCAAGTTTGAGTTTAGACAATGGATCAGGGCCCTGTGTCACAAATGCCAAGTAGCTCGGGATAAACACAGGTGCCGACAGGCACTACCCATAGGAAGGGCATGGGCTTAGAGCAAGTCTCCTGCACTGGGGTCACCTCATGTCACACACCTGGATAGGCAGTGGCCAAGTCTGACATTTCTCAGTCTCTCCCCTGGACTGAAAGCTCAGAAGGTCCAATTCAAGACTGGAGCCCAGTGACTTGCCAACAGCGGACCGTTTCTGGGAGTTCCTCTCCCAGACCCAGCCCCCAGATGCAATTTGCCTTCGACTGGACGGTCCCGCTCACTGGTTTCAGCCCTGCAGCTGCCACCAACCGCGTGTAACCACACAGAAAGGACTTTAACCGGAGGCTCTGCTGTCATCTGGGGGAAGGCAAGGCCTGGGACTTTCATTGTTCTGGGGGAAGTGAGAAGCAGCCGGTGAGTGCCCCTGCATAGAGCTCAGCCCGGGACAAAACTccgaccaaaatcactgccatcaagccaatcccGATCCCTAGCAACCCTccgtaaggtttctgagactgtaaatcctgccCTGTGCCCAGgtccttcctcccaaggagctgctagtgggtttgaaccaccaacctggtaGTTAATCCACCACTGCTTACttaccaacagcaccaccagggctccgtccaCAGGGACTAGGCcataaaaaaaaatgaggaatgGCAACAGAATCCTGCGTTCTCAGCAGAAACGTCCAAGCAGGGCTACTGGAGCACTCCCCAGAAACTCCACCAGATGGCGCCAAGGGCCAACTTTGAAGAAAACCAATTCAAGCCTGGTGTCAAGCATCTTTGGGGAAGAACTTGGAGGTGCAGGGAGATTACAGACCCACCCAATGCTACAGGCAAGTAGGATGGGGCTGGGAAATCAGGCCTAGGCAGTTCTGGTTTCATTTCGTGCCTGGACTCACCCCCAGCTTGCCCTGGAACCTCaaaacacaccaaactcactgccatccagtgggttccCAGTCACAGTGAagccacaggacagggtaaaactacctctgtgggtttccaagattaacttttttttttttaatcattttaacagGAGCACTTACGGATACTATAATACACTATTCAAtttgatcaagcataattgtacaattaactaccaccatcattttcaaaacattttcttcttgaacttttttatatcagttcccctttatcccccaccctcccccctagTAGcactattatatattattattttgccgtATCTTACAGCATCCAATGTAcccgttcacctacaattctgtcttcattccccttgagtgggttatacagtcatcattgctctctgctccctcttcccACCTCTCTTCCCGTACCTTccaggaatcattactcccattactgttcctgaagggttcacccttttttttttttttaatttatcctttttaaatttctttcaataaaaattttaagcaTGGATACAGATAAAATAACGGTTATCAGCATTTTGTCATAATtgtttcatttttggttttgctATAGTACTTCAGATTCTGACATTGTcatgtcaccttatttatatacgtatcttttaaaaatcttattttttAATAAGACCATAATTAGACTATTACTATACTCCAGTAAATAGCAGTGATgggtttttcattattattaaatcattttattggggctcacacaactcttatcacaacctatacatacatacataatgtgaagcacatttgtacatttgttgccatcattgttctcaaaacatttttctacttgagcccttggtatcagctcatttacctCCTCCCTCCCGGGTTTATTCTTCTTGaacttgagactgtaactgtttatgggagtagaaagccctgtctttctctcgagCCACAGTTAGTTATAAATCCTTAATGTCCACAGACATAGTCGAGCTGATTgtgacccccctcccccgcacCTCCCATCATAAACTTCAAACTGTGTCAGTCATTGAGACAATCCCAATGCATAGACTAGGCTGGTCTACCCACGAAGACagtcaggcctttctcccatggacacactggtggaAACCACCGAGCTTCCGGTTCACAGCCAAGTGTTCTAGCCACTGCACGAAGGCAGCTCCAGCATGAAACCAGTGGCCATTTTGTGACAGTGGTGAGGTGCCAAGCACGTTGCAAGTTCTGGCAGCACAGCTTGTCAGCAGCCCTGGGAGGCAGCTTTGCTTCCTCTACAACAGCTGCATGGGGGACCCTTTGAGGCCTCCCCTCGAGGGGCCTCAGGGTCTGGGACCAGTCAGCCACTCTCTTCCCCCCGAGCATCTCACAGTGGTTTGCTCCCCACACCCTGGACTTCCAGAAGCAGCTCCCAAGCCTGCTCTCCTCCCCAAACCATCAAACTCAGGGATCTGAGGTGGCCAGAATGCCCTTTCCAGGGCACAGTCCCCAAGCTCACCCAGCCTTTTTGACCCTGCGGGTCCCAAGTCCTCACCCACCCCTTGTGGGGCAGATAgctccagggctcccctaccaaAACTCCTGAGAAGCAACGCCCTCCCCATTACCCCACATGCATGGAGACCTCCCACTTTCTGAAAAAGCCAGCAGTGGCCTCACGAAGTCAAGTAGCCCCTGGGGCCAAAGACCCTGGGGATGGGACCTCAGCTTACCcactgtcccccaccccaccattctGGCCCAAGGACCCATCTTCCCAAGGCTGGCTTCAAATCCAGCATCTGAGTGAGTCTAGATGCTACCCAAGTACCAGGCAAGAGGCCCAAGTCCTGACTTCCCCTGGATCCCTTCCCAGAGCCCTAACCCCCACTGAAAAGAGCTGAGAAAACCACCCCAGACAGTCTGGTGTCTACTGGTCTCCTGGTCCCCAAACCACCTTCCCCGGGCCCCCCAGAGCTGCACCATCACTACCCATGTCTTCACAGGGACAGGGACTCGCCCCCATTTATTGACTGAAACTCTCACCACCAACAACAGATGCCAGTACCGGGACTTGCCCTCAGGAGGAGGGAGCCAATGAAAACAAAGCCAGTACTAGGAAAGTCTGGACACTTCCCCGGCTGCCCTGAGCCAGCGGCCTGCTCCCCGCACACGCTCCAGGCAGCAGGGCATGTTGGCACCAGCTGAGATGTTCATTCTTCTTGGCACCGAAGGAGTGGAAGAAAATGGAAGAGAGGGTTCCTTTCTGGCTCTGATTTTGTGCCACTTCTTGCTGGCTAACCCAAAACACCTACGGGTCCCAGAGTATCTCTCGCCTGGCATCTGGAGAAGGCTTGTGCGATGTCTCCCTCGGCCTCGTGCTTAAGACAGGGTGAAAAAACCCCTCCCCCGCCTGCTCTCACACGCCCCCCTCACACCAGTTCCTGGGTCACCGCTGACTCAGGTGAGACACCAGGTAGACGAGCCCCACCAGCAGGAGCCCTCGGACACCGAGCATCATGAgcaggaagaggagcaggatgGAGGTCACCGGCTCCACGACGTGGCCACCCAGGTGCCACTGCGGGAAGCCCATGTTCATCAGCTGCCGGTTGAGGTCATGGAAGGGAGACTGAGTCGCTCCCAGCCTGGCCCCTGCCTGTTGCTGGCGGGGGCCAGGACCTCCCAAGAGAGCTCCACGGCCCCTGTTGAAGAAACCCTACAAGATGGACAGAGAGAAATTAACACAGAGAAGGCTTGGCTGGCATTCAGATGCCAGCTAGAAGGGCACCCCATCGGGCTGGTCCTGCCTTCCCACCCCCAGAGAGGAAGGCTGTACTGGAAAGGGTAGGTGGTTCCCAACAGTCCCCCAGGATCACCCTGTCCTTTCTCAGCAATCCCTGTGGATGCCACCCACAGGAACCTCAACAGGCTCAGCGTGGCAACTATGTTGTCGTGCCCAGGAAGAAGGTCCAGGGAAGTCACCTGGAGGAGGGAGAGCTGAGGTGGCAGAGCTGGGCAGTACCTATCCCCTACTGCGTGTGCCCATGCCTCTACCCTGCAGGCAGGGCCAGGCCGGGAAAGGTAATCCCAGCAGCAGAGACTGCTGGGAGCCAAAGGGTACAGAGAAAAGGGGCGGCAACTGCCCCCTTACCTGGTGAGGTGTGCTACTATGCTGTGTGGAGGTGGTCCTCGCTCGAGGGTCATCGTCCTGCACAATCTCTCCATTGGCCAAAATCCGGACCATCCTCCGACGAGTCCCAGCTCCCTGCGAGGCTGCACCTGCAGTGATGGCCAGGGTGGAGGGCTGCCAAGAGTCACATGGTCCAGATGCCCTCCCAATAGGCCCTGACGCTTAGTGATCTGTGACCAGGATCCTGAGGGTCCACAATTGCTGGCCACAACCCCACCCCGGTCTCAAGAAGCCCAAAGTTAGCCATTtaccagggacaaggagctgttTGCTGGAAGCAGGACGAACCGCAGTGCAGGCTGCTCACGCTGGGCACCCACCCTGAGCAGGCGCAGGGTCTGATTAGTAAGAAGTTAAGAAGTTAGTCAAGGCAAGTGTGTGCTGGGCAAAAGTCTTGGCTAAACAAAAGCCTTTCCAATCTTTGTCAGTGAACTTGACATCGAGTCCACTGGAACCCTGGGTGATGGGACTGGTATGATTAACCACCATCAGATACAACAGGGCTGTGGCCCAGGCACTGCTGACGGGCCACCAGGGCGCATCTCATCTGAGCTTCAAGCCACTCCTCGGAGGCAGGTATTAGCCAGCTACTGGacaagtggggagtgaggaacagTGGTCCCTCACTTGACCATGCACCTATGGGTAGCAGAGATAAAAATGTGAACCCAGAACCCCCCTGTATGGGCCTTCTGTGGGTGTCAAACAGGGCACCCCAGGCACCAGAGTTCTTAGCTGGTGATACCAACAACCCAAGCTCTCTTGCATTCAATgggtatagtgtgtgtgtgtgtgtgtgtgtgtgtgtgttcacagcaGAGGCATCCCCAGGAGATGCAGGCCCCATTTCCGAGTGACTTCAGCTCTGCTGTCTGGCAGCAAAAGAAGCCCTGAGGTGTTGTTGAGTAAGCACTGGGCCACTAAGCCTAAGgtggtggttgaaacccaccagccactctgtggggaaaagatgaagcagGCTGCTCCTGGAcagacttagtctcagaaaccctatagaggggggaggggggaaacctGCCAGCAGACCACCCAGGGGCCACTCACTCACCAGTGCTGGCTGAGAGAGGCCCCTGTCTCAAGCAGAGGGCAACCCCTCACCTGGCCCTCACTTCtcaggtcacacaggttggtttaCTGCTAACAGAAGGCAGGGCCCTGCCTTCCCCAGAGGGTACGCCCTACTGCTATGACTTCTGGGATAGCTGCACCCCAGAGAATCCGGGGTTCTCAGACCTGTCCAAAGGTCCCGTCACAGTCCTTTATTAAGGATGGggtatgtgggggtggggggtggaggggcattCCCTGCCTTCTCCAAGTCTGCGTCCAGCCCGCTTTTCTCAGATTGGCCAGTTTCcacctacattctcaaagcacTCTGGCACACTCCCCTTGAGTCATGGGGTTCCCCTGGGATTTCGAGTGCCTGAGCTCTTGGCccagccaggggcttgggtggaggggCTCCCTTTTTGAAGCCCGTTGCCCTAaaagaggttgggggagggaggtcaTGGTCCTTCCAAGTCTCGGTGCTTCGTCATCCCGCCCCCACCGGCTGGGCTTGAACGCTTGCCAAGGGCGGGACCCTCGGCCCAGGCCCCGTGCTGCCCAGGCCGGCGGGACAGGGGTCCACGCAGGCAGCGGGCAGGGGGCGGTTTCGGGGAGGGGGCTGCTGGGCTGCCGCGCCTCGGGATCCTCAGAGCGGCTCTGGGATCAGGCCCGGGGCGTTGGAGGGATGCAGCCCCACGTCCTTCCCTACCTGCGGGCTCGCTCCGGAGCCGGGCCGCGTTCGATGCCCGCGGCTCCGCGGCGCTTCCTCCCACCTGACCTCACAGGAAGCTGGGCGCCGGCGGGGCGGGGCCAGGGGCGGGGCCAGGGGCGGGGCCAGGCGCGGCGCGGACGCGCCCTCTGTGGGCCGCGGCTGGAGCTGCAGCGA
Coding sequences:
- the FAM241B gene encoding protein FAM241B is translated as MVRILANGEIVQDDDPRARTTSTQHSSTPHQGFFNRGRGALLGGPGPRQQQAGARLGATQSPFHDLNRQLMNMGFPQWHLGGHVVEPVTSILLLFLLMMLGVRGLLLVGLVYLVSHLSQR